The following are encoded together in the Plasmodium brasilianum strain Bolivian I chromosome 10, whole genome shotgun sequence genome:
- a CDS encoding RING zinc finger protein, with product MEDGRESVRIRMSFNDFILILSVCYSICDIFVQWKNFSKCYKPIQLWLVVSFISIVLYRLSHFLAQYLSNDSEDFIIYRRNSPPYFINFLVLCVLFPFFFIWNIVGTIWIYQIIKYTPNCLPKNNHPWFIVLWIVLCYIWILLYIFFIILSLYLEYQSRIYEQAIINNMQSNDIFSRWSSNIDLIRDYGIFIYRKGLRLKQIENLPYYYIKNIADELKCSICLNDFQIDECVRTLLLCNHTFHKSCIDLWLIRSATCPNCKSPIASQGIFMNI from the coding sequence ATGGAGGATGGTAGGGAAAGTGTAAGAATACGAATGAGCTTCAATGACTTCATTTTAATACTTTCCGTGTGCTACTCTATATGTGACATATTTGTACAATGGAAAAATTTTTCCAAATGTTATAAGCCTATACAACTATGGCTAGTTGTGTCCTTTATATCTATAGTACTGTACAGGTTATCTCATTTTTTAGCTCAATATTTGAGTAATGATAGTGaagattttattatttatagaaGAAATAGCCCtccatattttataaattttttagttcTTTGTGTGCtgttcccctttttttttatttggaaTATTGTAGGTACTATATGGATATaccaaataataaaatacacaCCCAACTGTTTGCCAAAAAATAATCATCCTTGGTTTATTGTGTTATGGATAGTACTTTGTTATATATggattttgttatatatattttttattatattatcgTTGTATTTAGAATATCAGTCAAGAATCTATGAACAGgcaataattaataatatgcaatcaaatgatatattttccaGGTGGAGTTCCAATATAGATTTAATAAGAGATTAtggcatatttatatacagaAAAGGATTAAGATTAAAGCAAATTGAAAATTtaccatattattatataaaaaatatagcagACGAATTGAAATGCTCCATCTGTTTAAATGATTTTCAAATTGATGAATGTGTCAGAACATTATTGCTATGTAATCACACTTTTCATAAATCTTGTATCGATTTATGGCTAATCAGAAGTGCAACCTGTCCGAATTGCAAATCGCCTATTGCATCACAGGgcatttttatgaacatataa